Proteins found in one Gardnerella vaginalis ATCC 14018 = JCM 11026 genomic segment:
- the rbfA gene encoding 30S ribosome-binding factor RbfA: MAGTNPRAARIAALIHRVIASNMEAHLHDKRLANVTITEVRVTNDLQIAKVYWTQLGTVGKEQGERQRAAQALQQAKGRLRTLVGAKAGLRLTPQIQFVYDEVPSEAHEIEDILVAARKRDEELAKARENARYAGEEDPYKKPREDEDFDDSDDSDDFDDSDEYEDYENSENDFVEDKSPATDDLDDSAHLEL; encoded by the coding sequence ATGGCAGGAACAAACCCTAGAGCCGCGCGAATTGCGGCTCTGATTCACAGAGTGATTGCGTCCAACATGGAGGCTCATTTACACGATAAGCGACTTGCTAATGTGACTATTACAGAAGTGAGAGTTACTAACGACTTGCAGATTGCTAAAGTGTATTGGACACAGCTTGGTACTGTTGGTAAAGAGCAGGGTGAGCGTCAGCGTGCAGCCCAAGCTTTGCAACAGGCTAAGGGGCGTTTGCGCACTCTAGTTGGAGCTAAGGCTGGATTGCGTTTAACTCCTCAAATCCAATTTGTTTACGATGAGGTTCCTAGTGAAGCTCATGAGATTGAAGACATTTTGGTCGCCGCGCGTAAGCGTGATGAGGAGCTAGCTAAAGCGCGAGAAAATGCTCGGTACGCTGGTGAAGAGGATCCGTATAAAAAGCCTCGTGAAGATGAGGATTTTGACGATTCCGATGATTCTGATGATTTTGATGACTCCGACGAGTATGAGGATTATGAGAACAGCGAAAACGATTTTGTAGAAGATAAGTCGCCAGCAACCGACGATTTAGATGATTCTGCTCATTTGGAATTATAG